The genomic stretch GCGGCGCAGGGGTTCTTGTCCGAAGGCGGCGACGGTTGGCGTTTGGGCGGGGCGCTCATCCCGCTCGGTACCAAGGCGCTGGCGGAACTCGATCTGCGCGCGTTGGCGCAACCCCTCCTGAAGGAGCTTTCGGAGGCTACGGGCGAGACGAGCCACGTGGCCGTATGGCGCGACGGACGCGTGTTGATCGTGGCGGTGCAGGACAGCGAGCACCCGCTCGGTGCGGCCTCGCGCCCGGGGACGCTCGCGCTCGCTCACTGCTCCGCCACGGGCAAGATCCTGCTCGCGTTCAACCACCTCGAGCGGTTGGCCGACGTCGTTCCGCTCGCGAGCCGCGAGCGACGCACGGCGCGTACGCTGGTCGACGACGTGGCGCTGGAACGGGAGCTGCGCCGAGTCGTCGCCGGTGGTTGGGCAGTGGACAACGAGGAATACCACGTCGGCGTCCGCTGTGTCGCCGGACCGGTCCGCGACGCCGAGGGGCGCGTGTGCGCGGCGATCGGCATCACCGCTTCCAGCACGCGGCTGCCGGCGACCGCTTTTTCGGCACGCGCGGCGCACGTGCTGGCGGCCGCGCGCAAGCTCTCGGCGCGGTTGGGTTGGGCGGCACCGGCGTGATCGATGCCGATGCCTCGTGCGCTGTGCGCGCGGAGGCGTTCGATCCGCGTCCGACGGGGGTGTGTATCCGCATCCGCACGACACGGTGGCGCTCTCGGGGACAAGGGCGATGTCGCATTTCGTGGCATTTGCGGCGCGTCCGCGGGCGTGGCCTTGACCACGTGTTTCCCTAGTGCAGACTCGACCGCGTTTCCGACCGTAAACCCCCTGAATCGAGGGTCACCCCAATGAACTGGAAAATCGAACTCCTGGACAATCACACCGGGGAACTGGGCGAGGCGATCCAGCACGAGGATCACCTCTTCGAAGCGGAAGAATACCACTACGACAAAGGGAAGGTGCTGGAGGTCGCGGTGCACGATGCCAATGGAGGACCGTGGCACATTTTCACCGATCTGGACTCGGGCCACCGATTCAAGATCGAGCCGGCGAAGTACCGTAGGATCTAGCGGCAACGGGGAGCACGCGCTCCGTTCGCGCGCGCTGTCGTGATCCGATGCGTTTGCGACGCGTGCGGAGCCGTCGCGCCTTACGCTTGATGAGCGCGGCGGAACGTAGGACACTCTGCCGCCCCTGCATCCGCACGATGCGGCCCGAGGCGGGGGCGTCGGTCGGAATGCTCGTGCCTTTGTCATGAAAAAAGCGCTCTTCGTCTTGCTCCTGTTGGCGTGTGTCGGTTTCGGCGTCTGGCGGTGGTGGGATCGCCTCGAACCCGGTGCGAACCGCGAGAGCGGAGACTCGAGTGCGAACGCGGCGGCTCGCAGCGAATCCAGCGAAGGACCGATCGCCGGCCTCATCGATCCGGAGACGCAGGCACCTGCGCTTCCTCCCGGCGCGCTGTATCCGATGAAGGACGGTGTCTTCGACCTAGAGCTGAGCGAGTACGCCGGCTACGCGGGCTT from Opitutales bacterium ASA1 encodes the following:
- a CDS encoding IclR family transcriptional regulator is translated as MPAYNIPNLANACRLLRHLGEEPRGRSISQLATALAIPRTTCLRIVQTLAAQGFLSEGGDGWRLGGALIPLGTKALAELDLRALAQPLLKELSEATGETSHVAVWRDGRVLIVAVQDSEHPLGAASRPGTLALAHCSATGKILLAFNHLERLADVVPLASRERRTARTLVDDVALERELRRVVAGGWAVDNEEYHVGVRCVAGPVRDAEGRVCAAIGITASSTRLPATAFSARAAHVLAAARKLSARLGWAAPA